The following are encoded together in the Arcticibacterium luteifluviistationis genome:
- the secDF gene encoding protein translocase subunit SecDF, with product MRNRGGILTLVAIFLAVSVYYLVRTYKANSIRNDAEAAAMTADGNVDRQAKQRYLDSLWKQPVFLGTTLEDLTKQELGLGLDLQGGMHVILEVSPNDIVQSLASGSRDPRVAQAITSASEKAIKSSDHFVDLFVGDFKALAPNVPLARVFSTASNRGELGLNSTDSEVTNYVKDEVDGAFDRAFNIIQTRVDKFGVSNANLQRLSGTNRIQVELPGIDNPQRVRKLLSGAAKLEFCEVYEPQEIGTSLEAFSGYLAQLDLEEQTKNLGDLANSKPSVASTDTSSTDGDLASQLGGTDNAGLGADSLLSGNTFSSLFIGGQGGLMVRTKDSSRVNEILHRPVVRQLFPADLSFVYDVKAFMNETTNEELVNLYMVKDMGHAPLEGDVISNARQDYDPTTGQPDVSMQMNATGSRKWRELTAANVGQRVAILLDNYVYSAPNVNQEITGGNSSISGNFTLEEASDLANVLKAGKLPAPTHIIEEAVVGASVGESAVRAGVISSLAGLLAVLIFVLVYYNKAGWIANLALIVNLILLLGVMASFGATLTLPGIAGMVLSIGMAVDANVLIYERIKEELDEGKPFATAVRNGFRFAMPSIIDSNVTTLITGIILFIFGTGLVLGFATTLLIGIFTSLFCAIFISRLVFEYYIKKGKTVTFFTAWTEKMFKDTDIDFVNKRKIFYMISGAIIIAGAVSIGIRGFGLGVDFKGGRTYVAKFENSVKTEDVRQAMENAGFTAEVKTFGGFDQVKITTAYEIDNTDPNVELQIQEQINDVVESVDGNVGEVVSSSKVGPTIANDTIWNSLKAILYSLILTFIYIYVRFRSVAFSFGAVVAVFHDVLVILGIFSIFNGILPFSLDVDQAFVGAILTLMGYSMNDTVVVFDRVREYLNDKSKAKEDIVKVINNALNSTLSRTAVTGIATLLVLLILLIFGGETIRGFIFAMFLGVIVGTYSSLYIAAPIVVDAMQRQLMKEKDAGLKAAEVALTAKK from the coding sequence ATGAGAAATAGAGGTGGAATTTTAACGCTGGTAGCCATATTTTTGGCAGTTAGTGTTTATTATTTGGTCAGAACTTACAAGGCCAATAGTATTAGAAATGATGCAGAGGCAGCTGCCATGACTGCAGATGGTAACGTAGACAGACAAGCAAAGCAACGTTACTTAGATTCACTTTGGAAACAACCAGTTTTCTTAGGAACTACATTAGAAGACTTAACTAAGCAAGAATTAGGTTTAGGTCTTGACCTTCAGGGTGGGATGCACGTAATTCTTGAGGTTTCTCCTAACGATATCGTTCAGTCGCTAGCAAGTGGCTCAAGAGACCCTAGAGTAGCCCAGGCTATAACAAGTGCTTCTGAAAAAGCGATAAAAAGTTCTGACCACTTTGTTGACCTTTTTGTAGGTGACTTCAAAGCCCTAGCTCCTAACGTGCCATTGGCAAGAGTTTTCTCTACGGCGTCTAACAGAGGTGAGCTTGGTTTAAATTCTACAGATAGCGAGGTAACTAATTATGTTAAAGATGAGGTAGACGGTGCTTTTGACCGTGCGTTTAACATTATCCAAACGCGTGTAGATAAGTTTGGTGTTTCTAATGCTAATCTTCAAAGATTGTCTGGAACAAATAGAATTCAGGTAGAGCTTCCGGGTATTGATAACCCACAGCGTGTAAGGAAACTACTTTCTGGTGCTGCGAAATTAGAGTTTTGTGAAGTTTATGAGCCACAGGAAATCGGAACATCTTTAGAGGCTTTTTCTGGCTACCTAGCACAGTTAGACCTAGAAGAGCAAACGAAGAACTTAGGAGACTTAGCTAACAGCAAGCCTTCAGTAGCAAGTACAGATACTTCTTCTACAGATGGTGACTTAGCTTCTCAATTGGGAGGTACAGACAATGCGGGCTTAGGAGCTGATTCGCTTTTGTCAGGTAATACTTTTAGTAGCTTGTTTATTGGTGGTCAAGGCGGTTTAATGGTGAGAACAAAAGACTCCTCAAGAGTTAATGAAATCTTACATAGACCAGTTGTTCGTCAATTGTTCCCAGCAGACCTAAGTTTTGTTTATGATGTTAAGGCATTTATGAATGAAACAACTAACGAAGAGTTAGTGAATTTATACATGGTGAAAGATATGGGCCATGCTCCTTTAGAAGGAGATGTAATATCAAACGCACGTCAAGATTATGACCCTACTACTGGTCAGCCAGATGTTAGCATGCAAATGAATGCTACGGGTTCTAGAAAGTGGAGAGAATTAACTGCAGCCAATGTAGGTCAGAGAGTAGCTATCTTACTTGATAATTATGTGTATTCTGCTCCTAATGTAAATCAAGAAATTACAGGTGGTAACTCAAGTATTTCTGGAAACTTTACTTTAGAAGAAGCAAGTGACCTTGCAAACGTACTTAAAGCAGGTAAGCTTCCTGCTCCAACTCACATTATTGAAGAGGCCGTAGTTGGTGCATCGGTAGGTGAGAGTGCGGTAAGAGCCGGTGTTATTTCATCACTTGCTGGTTTATTAGCAGTATTGATTTTTGTATTGGTTTATTATAACAAAGCTGGTTGGATAGCTAACTTAGCCCTAATAGTTAACCTTATTTTGCTTTTAGGAGTGATGGCGTCTTTTGGTGCTACATTAACGCTTCCTGGTATTGCCGGTATGGTACTTTCTATAGGTATGGCGGTAGATGCCAACGTACTTATTTATGAGCGAATAAAAGAAGAGTTAGACGAAGGGAAGCCTTTTGCAACAGCAGTGAGAAATGGTTTCAGGTTTGCGATGCCGTCAATTATTGACTCTAACGTTACCACTTTAATTACCGGTATTATCTTATTTATCTTCGGTACTGGTTTGGTTCTTGGATTTGCTACAACACTTTTGATAGGTATTTTCACCTCTCTTTTCTGTGCAATCTTCATTTCACGTTTAGTGTTTGAATACTATATCAAGAAAGGTAAGACAGTGACTTTCTTTACTGCTTGGACGGAGAAAATGTTTAAGGATACAGATATTGACTTTGTTAATAAGCGTAAGATATTCTACATGATTTCTGGTGCTATTATTATTGCCGGTGCTGTTTCTATTGGTATTAGAGGATTTGGTCTTGGTGTTGATTTTAAAGGAGGTAGAACGTATGTTGCCAAATTTGAAAATTCAGTAAAAACAGAAGACGTAAGACAAGCCATGGAAAATGCAGGTTTCACTGCAGAGGTAAAAACGTTTGGTGGTTTTGACCAAGTTAAAATTACTACAGCTTACGAAATCGATAACACTGACCCTAATGTAGAGTTACAAATTCAGGAGCAAATAAATGACGTAGTAGAGAGTGTAGATGGAAACGTAGGTGAAGTAGTTAGTTCCTCTAAAGTAGGGCCTACTATTGCTAATGATACCATTTGGAACTCATTGAAAGCCATTCTTTATTCCTTGATATTGACCTTCATTTATATTTACGTGAGATTCCGTAGTGTAGCCTTTAGTTTTGGTGCTGTGGTTGCGGTTTTCCATGATGTATTAGTGATACTTGGTATCTTCTCTATCTTTAATGGCATCTTGCCTTTCTCTTTAGATGTAGATCAAGCCTTTGTGGGTGCCATACTTACATTAATGGGTTATTCAATGAATGATACGGTCGTTGTTTTTGACCGTGTTCGTGAATACTTAAATGACAAAAGCAAAGCCAAAGAGGACATTGTTAAAGTTATCAATAACGCCTTGAATAGTACATTGAGTAGAACGGCCGTTACTGGTATTGCCACTTTATTAGTATTGCTTATTCTTTTGATATTCGGTGGTGAAACCATTCGTGGGTTTATCTTCGCCATGTTCTTAGGTGTAATAGTAGGAACATACTCTTCGCTTTATATTGCTGCTCCTATCGTGGTTGACGCCATGCAAAGACAGCTTATGAAGGAGAAAGATGCTGGTCTTAAAGCTGCGGAAGTAGCTCTTACTGCTAAGAAGTAA
- a CDS encoding mannose-1-phosphate guanylyltransferase — MNNNYLVIMAGGVGTRFWPFSRTTFPKQFHDVLGTGRTLIQQTADRFEGVCPKENIYVVTGGEYKDLTLEQLPFLSESQVLCEPGRRNTAPCIGYASYKIQKKDPHANIIVAPADHIILKEEEFKRRVNVAIDYASKNDALVTLGIEPTHPNTGYGYIQFNDTEDDVKKVKAFTEKPNLEFAKMFLESGDYAWNAGIFVWSAASITLAFAKYLPEMAEAFNAAQKDFYTDNEVTSLDSAYSRCRSISIDNAIMEKADNVFVVKSDIGWSDLGTWRSVYENSELDNESNSIDGNVLIYDSKRCVVKTPKEKLVVVSGLEGYIVSEFGNVLMICKMEDEQRVKQFVADAKKVGDEYI, encoded by the coding sequence ATGAACAATAATTACTTAGTCATAATGGCTGGAGGCGTAGGAACTAGGTTTTGGCCATTTAGCCGAACTACATTTCCGAAACAATTCCATGATGTTTTAGGAACAGGAAGAACGCTTATTCAGCAAACTGCTGATAGGTTTGAAGGTGTATGTCCTAAAGAAAATATTTATGTAGTTACTGGTGGAGAGTATAAGGACTTAACATTGGAGCAGCTTCCGTTTTTGTCTGAAAGCCAAGTATTATGTGAGCCAGGCAGAAGGAATACAGCCCCATGTATTGGCTATGCTAGTTATAAAATTCAAAAGAAAGATCCTCATGCAAATATTATAGTAGCACCAGCTGATCATATCATTCTGAAAGAAGAGGAGTTTAAGAGAAGGGTGAATGTGGCTATAGATTATGCTTCAAAAAACGATGCCTTGGTGACTTTGGGAATAGAACCTACCCACCCAAACACGGGCTATGGATACATTCAGTTTAACGACACCGAAGATGATGTTAAGAAAGTAAAAGCATTTACAGAAAAGCCTAATTTGGAGTTTGCTAAAATGTTTTTAGAAAGCGGTGATTATGCATGGAATGCTGGGATTTTTGTTTGGTCCGCGGCTTCTATTACTTTGGCTTTTGCAAAGTATTTACCAGAAATGGCAGAGGCCTTTAATGCAGCACAAAAAGATTTTTATACCGACAATGAAGTTACATCCTTAGATTCAGCTTACTCTAGATGTAGGAGTATTTCCATTGATAATGCAATCATGGAAAAGGCTGATAACGTATTTGTAGTAAAAAGCGACATTGGTTGGTCTGATTTAGGAACTTGGCGTTCTGTTTATGAGAATTCAGAATTAGATAATGAGTCAAATTCAATTGACGGGAATGTGCTCATTTACGATTCTAAAAGATGTGTGGTGAAAACGCCAAAGGAAAAGTTAGTTGTAGTGAGTGGCTTAGAGGGGTATATAGTATCTGAATTCGGGAACGTATTAATGATATGTAAAATGGAAGACGAGCAAAGGGTAAAGCAGTTTGTGGCGGATGCCAAAAAGGTGGGAGACGAATATATATAA
- a CDS encoding MFS transporter: protein MKKERVFTRYQVFMIAILAFIQFTVILDFMVLSPLGAILIPEMNITTAQFGWVVSGYAFSAGISGILAAGFADKFDRKKLLLFFYVGFLIGTGLCASANTYPMLLAARIFTGVFGGVIGSVGFAIITDIFELKVRGRVMGFTQMAFAASQILGLPIGLYLANNYGWHSSFWMIVIVGILVGIVMVWKIRPINTHLEANKGQNPIKHLFSTISNPDYIKVFLATTLLSTGGFMLMPFGSTYGINNLGITLEELPLLYGITGVFTIVFGPILGKMSDKYGRLKVFIFGTVLGIILVGIYTNLGVTSFWVILVLNIILFLGINARMIASSSLITAIPDLKDRGAFMSINSSVSQISGGIASAIAGLIVVQRTDGFVENYPLLGGVVIVSMIASGALMFGINRLAEKRTKEQS from the coding sequence ATGAAGAAAGAAAGAGTTTTTACTCGCTATCAGGTATTCATGATTGCCATTTTGGCCTTTATTCAGTTTACTGTCATTTTAGATTTTATGGTATTGTCGCCTTTGGGTGCCATTCTTATACCAGAAATGAACATTACTACCGCTCAGTTTGGCTGGGTAGTGTCTGGTTATGCTTTTAGTGCAGGTATTTCTGGGATTTTGGCGGCAGGTTTTGCTGATAAGTTTGACCGCAAAAAGTTGCTACTCTTCTTTTATGTAGGATTTTTGATTGGTACGGGTTTATGTGCTTCTGCCAATACCTATCCCATGCTTCTTGCGGCTCGTATCTTCACAGGTGTTTTTGGTGGCGTAATTGGCTCCGTAGGTTTCGCTATTATCACCGATATATTCGAACTTAAAGTACGTGGAAGAGTAATGGGCTTTACCCAAATGGCTTTTGCTGCTTCGCAAATTCTGGGCTTGCCCATAGGATTATATTTAGCAAATAATTATGGCTGGCATTCTAGTTTCTGGATGATTGTGATAGTGGGAATATTGGTGGGCATAGTGATGGTTTGGAAAATAAGACCAATAAACACGCACTTAGAAGCCAATAAAGGTCAAAACCCAATCAAGCATTTATTCAGTACGATTTCAAACCCAGATTATATCAAAGTATTTTTGGCTACCACCTTGCTGTCTACCGGCGGGTTTATGCTAATGCCTTTTGGCTCTACTTACGGAATCAATAATCTCGGAATTACTCTGGAAGAACTGCCATTACTTTATGGCATAACAGGCGTTTTTACCATAGTCTTTGGTCCAATTTTGGGCAAAATGTCAGATAAATATGGAAGGCTGAAAGTCTTTATATTTGGGACAGTTTTAGGAATTATCTTGGTTGGAATTTACACCAACTTAGGTGTGACATCTTTTTGGGTGATTTTGGTGCTAAACATTATCTTGTTTTTAGGCATTAACGCTCGAATGATAGCATCATCTTCGCTTATTACCGCCATTCCTGATTTAAAAGATAGAGGGGCGTTTATGAGTATTAACTCATCCGTTTCTCAAATTTCAGGAGGAATAGCTTCCGCCATAGCAGGCTTAATAGTGGTTCAGCGTACCGATGGTTTTGTAGAAAACTATCCCTTGTTGGGCGGCGTAGTGATAGTATCCATGATAGCCTCAGGAGCTTTAATGTTTGGTATTAATCGCCTAGCGGAAAAACGAACGAAGGAGCAGTCTTAG
- a CDS encoding fibronectin type III domain-containing protein, with protein sequence MKKKSFLILLLLIPILGISQTATDKILVQPYLQDAEPNSIKILWETSAGEESTVEYGLSPKLGQKTSGIANDVNFSDSRIHEVKLKDLKRLTTYYYRIKTGKLFSDIYQFKTPPFASDRQSFNLIAMSDMQRDSNNPEKFSEVVNDGILKYMEKEFGGAVPENLALVLIPGDLVATGTDYDQWQNEFFNPAEKLFSQVPVYPVLGNHEKNSTFYFKYFSLPENGSAAYSENWWYKDYGNTRIIGLNSNDGYRDTPEQYKWLQQVLAKTAENEDIDFVFAQLHHPFKSELWIPGEEEFSGKVVKLLEDFSTKTGKPSIHFFGHTHGYSRGQSKDHKHLWINVASAGGAIDNWGEFEGRDYDEFTNTQDEYGFVMVEVDANKENPKFTIKRVSRGNENIERDNEQTDQITIYKNERKPNAPVAISPNGDDIAAKYGTLLKAKPFDSSFGSAVHAASNWQLAENENFENPTLDSWKQSENWYYMENRQKNDDLTDEITKRLKPSTTYFWRVRYRDQNLNWSDWSETQTFKTKEY encoded by the coding sequence ATGAAGAAAAAAAGTTTTTTAATACTCCTTCTCCTTATTCCTATTTTAGGAATATCTCAAACCGCGACAGACAAAATTCTAGTTCAGCCATATTTACAAGACGCTGAACCCAACTCCATAAAAATTTTATGGGAAACCTCCGCTGGCGAAGAAAGTACCGTAGAGTATGGACTAAGCCCTAAACTAGGTCAGAAGACCTCAGGAATAGCTAATGACGTTAACTTTAGTGACAGCAGAATACATGAAGTAAAACTAAAGGACTTAAAAAGGTTGACCACATATTACTATAGAATAAAAACAGGCAAGCTTTTTTCTGATATTTATCAATTCAAAACACCTCCATTTGCATCAGATCGCCAGTCTTTCAACCTGATTGCTATGAGCGACATGCAAAGGGACAGCAACAATCCTGAAAAATTTTCAGAGGTGGTGAATGATGGTATTCTAAAATACATGGAAAAGGAATTTGGTGGTGCCGTACCAGAGAACTTGGCTTTGGTACTAATTCCAGGAGATTTAGTAGCTACCGGAACCGATTATGACCAGTGGCAAAATGAGTTTTTCAATCCTGCCGAAAAGCTCTTTTCACAGGTTCCTGTATATCCTGTTTTAGGTAATCATGAGAAAAACTCGACGTTCTATTTTAAGTATTTCAGTTTGCCAGAAAATGGCAGTGCTGCATACTCCGAAAACTGGTGGTATAAAGATTACGGAAATACCAGAATAATAGGTCTAAACTCAAACGATGGCTACAGAGACACTCCAGAGCAATACAAGTGGTTACAGCAGGTACTGGCTAAAACTGCAGAAAACGAGGATATTGACTTTGTATTTGCTCAGCTTCACCATCCATTCAAATCGGAACTTTGGATTCCTGGCGAAGAAGAATTTAGCGGTAAAGTGGTTAAATTACTTGAAGACTTCTCTACCAAAACCGGCAAACCAAGTATTCATTTTTTTGGTCATACACACGGCTACTCACGTGGTCAATCTAAAGACCACAAGCATTTATGGATTAATGTAGCCTCGGCAGGTGGAGCTATTGATAACTGGGGAGAGTTTGAAGGGCGAGATTATGATGAGTTTACAAACACACAAGACGAATACGGTTTTGTGATGGTAGAGGTAGATGCCAATAAGGAAAACCCAAAATTCACTATCAAAAGAGTGAGCCGTGGTAATGAAAACATTGAAAGAGATAATGAGCAAACCGACCAAATAACCATCTATAAAAACGAAAGGAAACCTAATGCACCTGTAGCCATATCACCCAACGGAGACGACATTGCTGCTAAATACGGTACATTATTAAAAGCAAAGCCTTTTGATAGTAGTTTTGGCTCTGCCGTTCATGCTGCATCAAACTGGCAGTTGGCCGAAAACGAAAACTTTGAAAACCCTACGCTAGATAGTTGGAAACAATCTGAAAACTGGTACTACATGGAGAACCGTCAGAAAAATGATGACTTGACAGATGAAATCACCAAAAGATTAAAGCCAAGCACTACCTACTTTTGGAGGGTTCGATACAGAGACCAAAATTTAAATTGGAGCGATTGGTCGGAGACTCAAACATTTAAAACAAAAGAATACTAA
- a CDS encoding porin family protein, translated as MKKLLSISAVLIALITIPNLAKAQDTSWGPMIGVNGSSIPDFPLSANKTGVNLGAFLNHSKHEHLGLKVEAFYSQMGSNFNGFEDKIEMHYIQVPLYGVWYLNDKGNDFRPKIMLGPYLGFLAGASGSNTSGNNFTGENFKSIDFGGKAAAGFNWKLNPKIWLNTEFYFGGSFANIYKTDIINIKNQNLGLNLGLSFPVK; from the coding sequence ATGAAAAAACTACTTTCTATATCAGCTGTACTTATCGCTCTAATAACTATTCCTAACTTGGCTAAGGCTCAAGACACCTCATGGGGGCCAATGATTGGAGTCAATGGTTCTAGCATTCCTGATTTCCCATTAAGTGCTAATAAAACTGGTGTAAACCTCGGTGCCTTTTTAAATCATTCTAAGCATGAGCATTTGGGTCTTAAAGTAGAGGCCTTTTACTCACAAATGGGCTCTAATTTTAACGGATTTGAAGATAAAATAGAAATGCATTATATTCAAGTGCCCCTATACGGAGTTTGGTATTTAAATGATAAAGGAAACGACTTTCGTCCAAAAATCATGTTAGGACCTTACTTAGGTTTTCTTGCAGGAGCATCGGGTTCAAATACTAGTGGCAACAATTTCACTGGAGAAAATTTCAAAAGTATAGACTTTGGTGGTAAAGCCGCTGCTGGCTTTAACTGGAAACTTAACCCTAAAATATGGTTAAATACAGAATTTTACTTTGGCGGTAGCTTCGCAAATATTTACAAAACAGATATCATTAATATCAAAAACCAAAACCTAGGATTAAATCTTGGTCTAAGTTTTCCTGTGAAATAA
- a CDS encoding zinc ribbon domain-containing protein YjdM, whose amino-acid sequence MSEFPPCPKCQCEYTYPMDSLLVCPECFHEWNPEETTDEELESQENQVLDSNGNVLQDGDSVVIIKDLPVKGAPKPVKAGTKVKNIRLTDGDHNIDCKIVGFGSMGLKSEFVRKA is encoded by the coding sequence ATGAGCGAATTCCCACCATGTCCAAAATGTCAATGTGAGTATACTTATCCGATGGATAGTCTATTGGTTTGTCCTGAATGTTTCCATGAGTGGAATCCAGAAGAAACGACGGATGAAGAATTAGAAAGCCAAGAAAACCAAGTTTTAGACTCTAACGGAAATGTACTTCAGGATGGTGATAGCGTAGTTATCATTAAAGATTTACCTGTCAAAGGAGCTCCCAAGCCAGTAAAGGCTGGTACAAAGGTTAAAAACATTCGTTTGACGGATGGTGACCATAACATTGATTGCAAAATCGTAGGTTTTGGCTCTATGGGCCTAAAGTCTGAGTTTGTAAGGAAAGCATAA